The following coding sequences lie in one Arachis ipaensis cultivar K30076 chromosome B03, Araip1.1, whole genome shotgun sequence genomic window:
- the LOC110270006 gene encoding protein MAIN-LIKE 1-like, with product MMLLGTQLFADKSGNRIHIRWLPYVARLEEMGRYSWGSAALAWLYRCMCRVANRHVVKLAGPLQLLQSWIFWRFPTLRPSGYDEISWPLASRWSGYNPGISNKEPRVQMARLKIDLLQPRQVSTQNMCISSHCFSLYCPILLIFIFPVHMDAL from the exons ATGATGTTATTGGGCACGCAGCTCtttgccgacaagtccggcaaTCGTATACACATCAGATGGCTACCTTATGTTGCTCGGCTTGAGGAGATGGGTCGCTACAGTTGGGGGTCGGCGGCACTTGCATGGTTGTACAGGTGCATGTGCCGAGTTGCCAACAGACATGTGGTGAAGTTAGCTGGCCCTTTACAGTTACTACAGTCTTGGATATTCTGGAGGTTTCCCACTCTTAGACCATCTGGGTATGATGAGATTAGCTGGCCCCTTGCCTCGAG ATGGTCTGGTTACAATCCTGGGATTAGCAACAAGGAACCTCGGGTACAGATGGCTCGCCTGAAGATCGACTTGTTACAGCCTCGGCAGGTAAGTACGCAGAACATGTGTATTTCAAGTCATTGTTTCAGTTTATATTGTCCAatccttttaatttttatttttccagtTCATATGGATGCCCTTTAG